The genomic interval TGTGTTGGGCTGGTTTCAGCTGCAAGAGTAGAACTTGTACCTGTGTATGATCAAGTCGTTGATGAATCATCATTTGTTCCTCAAGTTATTCCCAGAAGTGCTTCAGATTTAGAAACAGCTGCAAGTGGTCATGGTGAGTTGTTAAGTAAAAGAAACAATTATTGTGCAGTTCAGTTATCACTttgaaaaatttaattacattgttCAACAAAGAAAAACATTATACTGTCAGGTATCTGGTTCATTACTGTATATGCACTTATATTAGAGTTTCATACTGTCACCTAAATACTTTGCTAATGATTTTATGTCACAAAATGTTATGTTATTGCCATATATTACGACATAGTTGAATGGGTTCTCTAGAATGCTTCTGATGGTTCATTATAGTCTGTGGAGGACAAATTCAAGAGTGTCACGACTTTGTTTCAGTACACAAAGAGCCTTGCTGCTGGCTAAATTTTCGTTTTGTAACATCTGCACCAGGACCTAACATCACGTGTTTTCTTGAAATTCAATTGTGGTTGGTCATTGTTAGTTGCTgtacactactactactatctcacaGTGGGAGATCGGTGCACTTCCTATTTAGTACTGGAAGTCAGATATCACTATATTGAATGCCTTCATCTTCCCAGTTATCGTATAATAATACAGAGGAAGGCTTTCATCTCAGTGCTATTTGGCTTCTGTGACTGAAAGGAAGTGCACCAGTCCCTCAGCTGGACAGTATTGATAATAAATGATCACAACTAACAATGGCTAGCTGTGCTCAGTTTTCAGAAATAGGTCATGATAATCACACCACAGTGTGGATACACCTTGCTACAAAATGTCGCTTCAGTCAGCAGCAAGGCACTGCTCACAGTGCCTCACAGGCATGACTTTACGATACACTTTGCAGATTGGCATAAAACATGTTAccacaaaaaaaaacatttgatcacaaccACATAATAGCCCAGAAATATCTCAGTAAATGTAATAAAACCAATAGATAAGCAAGtgagaagatgaatggaatatcttGTCTGTATTTAACATTTTATATCAACGATGTACAGAAGAGACTTATTGCTTACCATAAAGATGcggaaaaataaaaacttacacATTAGCTGGGGGTTGGCAGTGTGTGCTCATGTGAATGAATTACGATTGTTTCTCTCCATTTTTCTGATGAATGCTGAGGCtggaagctaatgtgtaagtgtcttttaattgtgcctgtctgcaacttaatgtatcatctttacagtaagtagcaatataacttttccttacattgttgatattccaacctggagtttccattgtttgatttaacatGTTATAATGCCATAGGCATTTTCAAAATTTCAagtatgtatttgtgtgttttatacctTTACTTGTGGCAATCTTGACAACAGATGTTTTAGCCTAGACTAAATTAAAATATGTCAAAGGATCACAGTCATAATTTGGACATAATCCCATACTTGAATGCATGTGTGTTCCCTATAAAAATGGGTGTTTTTTTTCCCACAGGTCACTATGGTCGAGTGCAGATCAAGGTGTACAGAGGACCTACAACACATggacaccatgaacactttgctcctcATGGATTCTGGGTGAAACAACCAGCTGATGACCATCATTAACTGTGTTGCTGCAGTACTTGTTGATCAAAGCAAGTGTAATAATTTGTTATCTGTTTTTACAATAAAGatgttgaaataattttaaaatctttttgTACCAGACTGTAAGTCACTGATTTACACTTCTGGGTCAGTCACAAGAAATTATGCTATACATGTCATGTAGTATTCACACTTTGGGAAGAAGGGGGAAAAGAGAGCTAGAATGAGGGAATGAAAATTGTACCTCTATTTACATCAAGTAATAAATATAGTAAGCAGGAACATACTGGCAAAGAGTatttttgaatcattttttaaactATACAAGAATGTACCAACAGATTACAATGTACATAATATGCTAAAATTACTTTTATCAGAAAGCTGTAGAATGTTCTTAAACAAAGATCTAGTTGTCATTAGAATTATCAACATCTTACACTCACAAAATTATGGCTGACTTTGACTACTGCTGCCTTAAAAAATTCAGTTCAGACAGTTATAAGAACTGCTTGCAAAAAGGAGGAAATTATATGTTAAACTGCAAATATTAGTTTTGTATCACTTCATATAATTATCCGATATGTACTGCATGAAGGGGCTTATTTACAATGTAAACACTGCACAATACATGTACTGACACACAAATATAAGAACTCTGGTCTTTAAATTTTAGGTCTCTGACCAAGGATTGCAGACATTGGCATAATAGACACTACACTAAGTATGGATACATTGCTCCAGACAACAGTGAACACAGACATCAGGGAGTGAAAGTATGCAGATACCACAGACATTTTACCTTGCATTCAGCTGATTGCGCTGTTTATTTCTGTGTTAATTCCATCTTATATATATCAGTGTAGCCCTGGCCATTCAAGTTGCGAGCAATTCGTATCATAATATCTATGCCTCCAAAGTTAAATTTTATAATCCACATCAGTAATGATTTTGGCAAGGTTACCGAAAATGTAACCAGGATACCTTCTTCTCTTATTTGTGAATTCGAAAAGGAAGTCATACTGCAAAGTTGTTAAGTAAATGAATGAAATCATATGTAATTCAGTAAGCATTTTGATTTTTTAACATGATtataattaaaatgtcatgtatGGTATTTGCCTTGTAAACATTGTTTTTAATCTTAATACATTAAAATATCATTAACTGTctgcagatatatatatatgaaatcttATAACCATTTGGTTTGAGGCAAATGCATAAGATTGTCTTGGCATTGTATGACTTTCTTCACAAGCAGATAGCATCAGTGTTTTAAGTCAGTGCCATGTAAGGAGTTAAAGAAGCTatctttaaaataattttacagaTTATGATAAAGATCTAACAGAAATCACCACAAAATACATAATATTACAGCTTCCATTTGGAATACACTTTAAATTGAAACTTGCTTATTAAAAGTGCATGTAAATGAGAGGCCAGATAAATTTCACTCCACAGGTACAATATAAAGGAGTGACTCCCTAATTGGTTCTCATATATTTTCTGCTACTGTTCTGTCATCCCAGATAATGCTTAGTGGATGTGACAGAATCCAATTACATCTTTCAGATTTAATTATCTGTGAAGTTGAGTGGCCCCTTGTAATTGGTTAGGTGGGTAAGAAAAAGTTCGTTGAATGCCATTTCCAATAGGACCTATAAAGAATTGGAGTGCTCGGTCTGCAAGTGGAAGATGGTTCATTTGTACGGTAAATTAAAGTATGTGAAACTCTTGACACagattaaagaaaaatattatcaAATGAAACAGCATGAAAGGCCTATAAaagcacacaatatttttggctagTTTTGTCAAAGTTCTGGAAGCTTGGAAGTATGTATTATTTTAAGTAATTGGCTCTCATTAAGCATACTGTTTCCAATACATATCATTATTCTTGAATTTGATTTTACTCCTGTTGTGGATAGCTATTCTGTTTGTATTTTATAAGTAGGGTAATACAAATGTTTCCTGATTTCCACAATTTGCAGGTCTCCTACAGTTCCGATAGCTCAAATGACATTATTTAAAATTGCAGAAATAATTTATTCTTGAGCCACTTTTTAAAGTGGAGACCAGTCATGTGTCAAGAAAAATATTCAGTACAAGTTGCTGGTTTGACCAGTGACATAAAGTTAGTGGCTGCTGTAATATCACATTTTGGTGAATAAACTCACAGTTTTGTTGTTAGGTGACAAAGCCAACGAATTGGGGAGGGGGGGTGACAAAGTGATCTGTAATGTAGCCcatttggagaggggggggggggggggggggagaatcgccACTGATATCGTATTATAGTCATCACATTGTTTACGCCATTTTATCATGTTTCCTGCATCACTAGTCACAGCAGACAATTTGTATCAAATACTCCTCTTTATCTTCAGTTAGctgagtcaatttttttttcatctattCTCTTATAATTATTGACTGGAGCAGTAAAGTGAATAATTTGACATGCCTTCACTACTGACAGGCACTCTTACCAATTTACAACAATAACTTATGTCAGACAAAATGAAGAGGAAATGGCAGCAATTGGTCAAAAGATCACATAGATTAAATATGCAATAGTATCACAAAAAACTGTTTACACATTACAAAACGGGTCCCCTTGTAACGTTTTATTGAAATACTCTTTCATTTTGCCGTCAGTCCACTTTCAATCTGCAGCAGCCTCATATTCACATGGTATGAATTTACAGGCAGTTTATGTGTCATACCAGGGGCAGCTAGTCGCTGGAAGCAAGTTGCTGGTGAAAATGTTTGGAATTTATACAGATTTTGCTGTTATGCACGTAAATAAATCACTGCGGTGGTATTTAGTTACTTAGACATTATGTAATTCAAGAAGTTATATGTAACATAATAACACCACtaccctttatttattttttttgtataTAAATTCCAACTATTTTCACTGGATCCTCTATTCCAGCAACTAGCTGCATCTGATACAAAACATAAACTCCCTGTAAATACGTAACATCTGAAGATAAGCATGCTGTGGCTCAAAAGTTAGTTCATGGAAAAACAAGAGCGcctttaaattaataataataaaagcagtaaCAGTGCAAAGCGTTTTAACCACGGCTGCAGGCTCAATGTCCATTATGGATAAATCTATTAACATGCAAGCAaaaaggaagtagatgaagataagctGGGAAGTATGATACTGCAACAAGACTTTCACTGAGTTGAAACACCAAAGTCAAAACAACGCCCTTGGTACATGGAACTTCATCACAACCATAATGCTTGGGAAAGCTTAAAAACTAATGATTAACAGTGTGTGCCATCAGGCAGGAAATATATTTGTATTTACTTAAATGGATCTCATCACAGCTGTTGCATTTTCAAtgtgcactttttttaaaaaaaataccttcTGAAAATATAATATTCCAGTAAAAACAAAGGTATATCGTGTCTGTTTCAAAAATTTGTACATTGTTTTCGGTTATTTTCTAATATGACGGGAAGATAATTTAAAGCTTGGGCTTCTCTTTCTCCTGCACAGTGAGTCTTTAAAAGTACTTTTTTTAATTAACATCtcagttatgaaaaaaaaaaatctggtcagAAAAAAGGGCGGGGGATGGGTGGTATGTGTTTAAACAGTACTACTTCTCTCCCTTCCCGTGTTTTGAAGTTTATGTATGTGCATTATTTGCATCAAAATACCTTTACATAATATGCATTTCCTGAATCTACCTTGCTGATTTAGTTTTTATAATGAAAAGTCCATTATAATGGATGGCGAAGTGTGTTAAAATACAGTGTTAACATACACAGTAGGTCACGCGACGGGTCAGTGTGTTAGCGAACTTTATCTAGCATTCACATTTCCTGGTTTTGGCAAACAGCAAACAAATTATCGTCTTCCACCTAACCTAGAGACCTCAGGCTACGTTACAGATCAGTCACCAAAACGACGTCCTCGGGGATGGAGTCAATTTCACACTCGTGCCCGTTCACAGTTTTCCTTCATTTCCCGAAGGAAAAACAGCATTGTTAACTGCTGTTCTGCCTACCTCCCAACCCTTCTTCGAAATCCAGTTCAAATTATACCAAATGGCTAGCCAAACATTATACACTCACAAGTGTATATATGTACAAATTATAGCTTTTGTAAATACTATACAAAACTAGATAAACTTGTCATTGAAAAAAATGATGCATGAGTGAACAAATAATTATAAGTTCGATTTATTTGGACGACAAATAAAACTTTAAGAGGCAATTCACTCTTCATATCAACAGCTACAAAACCTTCGATGCATTGATACTTCCGCATCTTCACAAATTTTATTGCATTCTCCCGATGATATCCGCATATATTAACGTTCCAGCAGCGCATATCCGCATACACTACATGGCTGCCCTCTTGCGGCCAATGTTCGAACATCGTGTGCCAGCATATTCTATGGACTAGGTTTGACCATTCAGATCGCTAGTTGTGTCCATTTTGTTAGGTGATTGGAGAGTATCTCATATTCGCAGTGATTGGTGCTGGGACAGTTCTTACAAACGCGGGTTTTGTAATTCTACTGTGTAAAATGCTGTAACTACATACctgcaaataaataaaactgataagGAAGTGTGCACACCACCAATCATGTCCGTTTTCTTCGTAAATACGTACGTATGCTTGTTGACAAGATGGCCTAGAGTGTAACACGTTTATAACCTTTTAAATACGTGTGGTTGACAAATGCATTTTGACGTGAGAACGTATGATCGTCATAACAATGTCGGATGTGCACTGTCAGGATATATTTGTAAATAAGCGTGACAGATTGACATAGTCTGGACGACacaataaatttacattttgttgATTCCAGCGCTGAAGGGGAGAGTGAGCCTGATGCATCTTCAGATGGTAATTCAAACCCACAAGCGCAATCGGAGGCACATCAGGCATTGGCTACGTTTTGGGATCGTGTTACAGATGAAATAAAAAAGATTGGAACGGTGAGTACGACGATGAAATTTGGCAAAACGTCTAATTTTCATTCCGCGCCAGTGTAATTTTTTCCCAGTTCTTCGAATTAATAAACCTGTTCAGGTGGTTAAGCCGAATTTCCTCATTACAGATGGACTTGAAAACGCAAGCACTGCCTTTAGCCAGAatcaagaaaataatgaaattagaTGAAGATGTTAAAATGATAAGTGCCGAGGCGCCAATGCTATTTGCTAAGGCTGCTGAAATCTTCATTCATGAATTAACGTTAAGAGCGTGGATACATACTGAGGACAACAAGAGGAGGACATTACAGGTAATATATTTCTTGTTTGATGACGTTAATGTTCACATTACAGTAGAAGTATTTCATGGTCCCCGGAGAGTGGTCCCTGGGATGTGGAAACAATTTTAAGGCACATTTTATTTTGAGTGCAGTAGCATGAAATGACTTCACATTTCTGTTTTTCAGTATTAGTTGTAGTTATAAAATATTGCAAAACTAAATTTAAGAGCTTCTATTAAAATATAGTCTTCAATGGACTTAGAGTTGCTCAACCGTAAGCTCTTTAATTTATAAATTCCTTCACATTATTAATGTGCTCAGGTAGATTGTTAAATACATATTTACCTACAATGATTCCTTTCTGTACTAACATTAACACCTTTGTGGAAGTTGTTTTTCATCTAGGGATATATATTCATGCTTTTCACTGTTTTTGTGAAAAGCGAAATGCTGATAACTAAGGACATTAATGAATATAACTCGAATTTCTGTAGAcaatgattccataactcattaatgaatggaaaaatttcaaacaaacttttttttcatttttaaattgccTTTAGCACTAATTGTGTGCACTGCAGAAGTAACTTAATCACTACTTCTTGTACTGAAGTTGTTTTCACCCACAGTTGTCCCAAATTCAAGAATGACTCTGCCAGAGATATGGTTCCTGCAGAGACACGATTGATTTTAAGATGGAAGTTTGTAAGACATTAAATTGACTAAGAATACtagtatttttgttaattttataaTGAATCTACAAGACTTTTAAAGAGCTGTAGACTACAGTAGACCATTAGGGTGCCAAGATGTAACGACAGAAACAACGTGGTTTGTTGAATGACAAATTGTGAGAGTACATGTAAGCATCTGCTGATGAAATTTGGTAAATATAAGAAATGATCAATTATATGTACACACATAAAGATTTTCCTTACTCAAGTATCTGTTCTTGGTTACATAAGTTGTTATGGAGCacttgtaggttgttgttgttgtggtcttcagtcctgagactggtttgatgcagttctccatgctactctatcctgtgcaagcttcttcatctcccagtacctactgcaacctacatccttctgaatctgcttagtgtattcatctcttgatctccctctatgatttttaccctccacactgccctccaatactaaattggtgatcccttgatgcctcagaacatgtcctgccaaatgatcccttcttctagtcaagttgtgccacaaacttctccccaattctgttcagtacctcctcattagttatatgatctacccatctctgtagcaccacatttcaaaagcttctattctcttcttatccaaactatttatcgtccatgtttcaattttgtgcatggctacattccatacaaatattttcagaaacgacttcctggtacttaaatctatactcgatgttaacaaatttctcttcttcataaacgctttccttgtcattgccagtctacattttatatcctctctacttcgaccatcatcagttattttacttcctaaatagcaaaactcctttacaaccttaagtgtcccatttcctaatctaataccctcagcatctcccgacctaattacactacattccattatcttcgttttgcttttgttgatgttcatattatatcctcctctcaagacactatccattccgttcaactgctcttccaagtcctttgctgtctctgacagaattacaatgtcttcggcgaaccccaaagcttttatttcttctccatggatttaagtacctactccgatttttttcttttgttttcttcacttgaataacattgtggagaggctacaatcctgtttcactcccttcccaaccactgcttacctttcatgtcagttgactcttataactgccatctggtttctgtacaatttgtaaatagccttttggtccctgtattttatccctgccaccttcagaatttgaaagagagtattccagtcaacattgtcaaaagctttctataagtctacaaatgctagaaatgtaggtttgcccttccttaatctagcttctaagataagtcgtagggtcagtattgcctcacgtgttccaatatttgtacggaatccaaactgatcttccccgaagtcggcctgcactagtctttccattcatctataaagaatttgccttagtattttgcagctgtgacttattaaactgatagttcggtaattttctcatctgtcaacgcctgctttctttgggattggaattgttatattcttcttgaaatctgagggtattttgcctgtctcatacatcttgctcacgagatggtacggttttgtcaggactggctctcccaaggctgtcggtagttctaatggaatgttgtctactcccggggccctgtttcgacttacgtgtttcagtgctctgtcaaactattcatgcagtatcatatctatcttttcatcttcatccatttccataatattgtcctcacgtacatcacccttgtatagaccctctatatactcctttcacctttctgctttcccttctttgcttagaactgggtttccatctgagcttttgatattcatacaattggttctcttttctccaaaggtctctttaatttttctgtaggcagtatctatcttactcctagtgagataaaccactatacccttacatttgttctctaaccatccctgcttagccgttttgcacttcctgtcgatctcatttttgagacgtttgtattcctttttgcctgcttcatttactgcatttttatattttcttctttcatcaattaaattcagtatttcttctgttacccaaggatttctactagccctcgtctttttacctacttgatcctcttctgccttcactacttcatccctcaaagctacccattcttcttctactagatttctttcccccatacctgtcaattgttcccttatgctctccctgaaactctgtataacctctggtttagtcagtttatccaggtccgatctccttaaattcccacctttttgtagtttcttccattttaatctacagttcataaccaacaaattgtggtcagagtccacatctgcccctggaaatgtcttaaaatgtaaaacctgcttcctaaatctctgtcttaccattatataatctatctgaaacctgtcagtatctccatgcttcttccatgtatacaaccttctttcatgattcttgaacgaagtgttagctatgattaagttgtgctctgtgcaaaattctaccaggcggcttcctctttcatttgttattcccaatccatattcacctactacgtttccttctctcccttttcctatgctGAATtctagtcactcatgactattaaattttcttctcccttcactatctgaataatttcttttatttcatcatacatttcttcaattgctgTGTCAtcattagcatataaacttgtattactatagtaggtgtgggcttcgtgtctgttttggctacaataatgcgttcactatgcagtagTAGcgtaccagcactcctatttttttattcattattaaaccgactcctggattacccctgtttgattttgtatttataacctttgtATTCGCctgcccaaaagtcttgttcctcctgccaccgaacttcactaattcccactatatctaactttaatttatccatttccctttttaaattttctaccctacctgcctgattaagggatctgacattccacgctccgatccgtagaatgccagttttctttctcctgataacatcatcctcttgaatagtccccgcccggagatctgaatgggggactgttttacctccggaatattttacccaagaagacgccatcatcatttaaccatacagtaaagctgcatgccctcgggaaaaattatggctgtagtttccctttgctttcagctgtttgcagtaccagcacagcaaggccgttttggttagtcttacaaggcctggtcagtcaatcatccagactgttgcccctgcaactaatgaaaaggctgctgcccctcttcaggaaccacacatttgtctgtcctctcaacagatacccctctgttgtggttgcacctacggtacggctgaaacacacaagcctccccacaaacggcaaggtctatggttcatggactTGTAGGCAAATAGTGTAATAGCGAAAAGAAAAATACTTTAACATATTGAGTAACCAAATTAATTAGCATTGCAGTAGCCAATTGGATGACTGCACAGACAAATTCAAGCAGACCATCAAATACAGTTAGTGTCATTTGATATTGTAGCATAGATGTTAGTGTGCAAGACTGTTACGCCTTCGGATCGAGTTCGAACCTTATTGCCATCACATGTCCAATGTTTGTATTACCCAGACAATATTGTGAAACTGATAGATtgatcaccatatagtggagaagaCTTGCAACAAAAACCACAAACACACACTTTTAcatttttagcagtctttttgtaccTGTCTGCGGCTCAGCTTCGTCACTATATATATCCTTTTCATAAGTTTGCTGTTGTctgtcctgaattttccattgttttgtattGCCCTCCTGTTCAGTTTTAGGGAACCAAAAGAAGAACACACTTGGCAACACCATTTCTGGCAGCCCACTTGAATTTGCACGCACAATGACATGATTGACTAATATAAATACTAATTAACTCTGGAATGGTGTAACAAATTGAGTTGTTTCTTAACACTTCATTTCTCAGTGCAACCGTCCATGTAACAGGCTGTCTCTGACC from Schistocerca gregaria isolate iqSchGreg1 chromosome 6, iqSchGreg1.2, whole genome shotgun sequence carries:
- the LOC126278296 gene encoding uncharacterized protein LOC126278296, producing MHSKREITTDNIMNHLAILSCVAVCVCVGLVSAARVELVPVYDQVVDESSFVPQVIPRSASDLETAASGHGHYGRVQIKVYRGPTTHGHHEHFAPHGFWVKQPADDHH